A genomic region of Papaver somniferum cultivar HN1 chromosome 7, ASM357369v1, whole genome shotgun sequence contains the following coding sequences:
- the LOC113295850 gene encoding uncharacterized protein LOC113295850, which yields MMQKMMAGWMVKKLITVKWDAVNTPVDEGGLGLRKLKVMNKSVVLKLLWKIETEDVELTSFMRAKYKNKNGEWSNTYKQSSILPGLEWVIFEFNNGSRWLVVDGKNISVWKDKWIEEYALIERYSEDAYVQQNIDMKVEQLIQDGEWHIPECMNKYFEVTELPAISAG from the exons ATGATGCAGAAAATGATGGCTGGATGGATGG TAAAGAAATTGATCACAGTTAAGTGGGATGCAGTTAATACTCCAGTGGATGAAGGTGGACTTGGTCTGAGAAAGTTGAAGGTAATGAATAAGTCAGTAGTGTTGAAGCTACTATGGAAGATAGAGACAGAGGATGTGGAATTGACTTCTTTCATGAGAGCAAAGTATAAGAACAAAAATGGGGAATGGAGTAATACTTACAAACAATCTTCTATCCTACCAGGACTAGAATGGGTGATATTTGAGTTCAATAATGGAAGTAGATGGTTGGTTGTTGATGGCAAGAACATTTCAGTGTGGAAAGACAAGTGGATAGAGGAGTATGCATTAATTGAAAGATATTCTGAAGATGCTTATGTGCAACAAAATATTGATATGAAAGTGGAACAATTAATTCAAGATGGAGAATGGCATATCCCAGAATGCATGAATAAATACTTTGAAGTTACAGAACTCCCAGCAATAAGTGCAGGTTAA